Genomic DNA from Danio rerio strain Tuebingen ecotype United States chromosome 22, GRCz12tu, whole genome shotgun sequence:
TATACTTTATGCAAAAACAATATGGCACTTTCAAATGGCCACAGAAACGCTCCACAGAAACGGCCCAGCCTGCGTCACATTTAGAATTGAATGTGAATGTTCGAAACGGTGACATCATAGCTAAGAGAATGCGAATGCAACTCTGACTTTGGCATTCTGCGGTTAAACTAGTTGAGCGATGGGTCAACGTAATTGTCGTTGCAAAAAGGCAAACAATGATTTTGAGCGTGTGCACGTTTACCATCACGATGCACCGCCACAGCTCACCAATTTGGTGGAAGCTCATAAACATCCTGTTGGCGTAGGTGAAGATAGTGCGAgtgaggggaaaaataaaaagagaaaggaGGCCAACCGTAAAAAGAAAAGAAGGTTCAAGCTGTGGCGGTGGTTCTCCTGTCTGAGAGCTGCTGAAAAAAATAGTACACTTCAGGTTGATGGAGAGGCTCAGGACACTGGGGCAACTGCAGCACCACCTGAAGTACAACCTTCCTCCTCTTCAGGTGACGGATCTCTACAGCAGGCCATTCATACTGTAGAGCTCAATCTTCAGGAACCTTCAGCCAGTGACCCTGAAGTCTATCCAACAGTAAAGACACATCTTACTGTTCAACCTGATGTCCTCCGTTCTCCAGTTCTGAGCAGCAATACTGCTCAGACTTCATTCAACTGGAACTTTGACATCAGCCAGACTCCATTGCTTAGTCATGACTATTGTGATGGCCTGGCTCTAGCACGCACCACATCAAGGTGGAGCAATGATTTTACTAAGACTTCAGCACACACCATGTCAGATTGGAGCATTGATGTGATCAAAACTCCAACACGCACCACATCAGATTTTAGTACTGACGCTACCCGGACTCCGGTACACAACGTGTCAGTCTGGAGTATTGATGTCACCCAGCCTCCATTTCACTCATCCACTTCTGATTGTTGTAACAATGCCACTGAGATTCCAGTCCCCGATGCTTCCGAGGGGAGTGCCAATTTCCCTCAGATTTCACAGCACACAACGTCAGACTGGAGCATCAATGGTGGTCAAACTCCAGTCTGCACACAGGCCTCTGTTTCAAAACAAATAGAGAATAATGGAAAGATGACAAGTCAGGGTAAGTTGACTGTCCCttaaacacaccacacacacacacacacacacacacacacacacacacacacacacactcacacacacacacacacacacacacacacacacctgcaataCTATATCAGGCCATTTTAATGTTtccatttgtgaccctggaccacaaaaccagtcttaagtTATACATTTTTGGCAATAGGTAAAactaaagcttatttattcaacattcagacctcattttcaaaaaatgtacacTGATTAAGTAAAACATTTTGTCCTGTTTTACACTGGTTGATATTTCATATTACTTAACcttggttttgttttaatagtCATCAATTCTTGCCACTATCTGATCGATGACATGCTGGGTGAAGGATCCTTTGGAACTGTGTACAAGGGGCGACGTCTACACGAtgacttaaaggtgcctttcatTTTTCTGGATAGGATAAATAGTAACAAATACAATATGTTAGCTGTACAATCATTCTTACATACACTTTGCTTATTTCTTGTTTATTAGGTGGCAGTGAAATTTGTCACAAAGACGGAAGATGTGGAATACATACGTATCGTAAGTGATTTCTCATAAGACAAGCTACTGTTGTCGAAATTTTGTGAAATTATGATTCAATTCATAatctataaaatatatatctatctaaacatcataaaaaatgtatttcctgTAGTCGGGTCATTCAGAGCCCTTTCCTCTTGAAGTTGCACTTCTCATCCTCGCCCATGGAGTATCCAGCGTTCCAGAAATAATCCAGCTTCTGGACTGGCAGGACCAGGAGGACCATTATATAATGGTGTTGGAATACCCTTCACCCTGTGAGGACCTATATGCTTTCACAGAAAGCTATGGAGGATCCATAAGTGAAGGTTTAGCGCGTGTTGTTATGCAGCAGGCAACTCAAGCTGCATACATGTGCTGCCGCAATGGTGTTCTACATCGCGATATCAAACTTGAAAATCTACTAATCAACAAGGAGACTCATAAAGTCAAATTAATAGACTTTGGGTGTGGAGACCTTCTCAAGAAATTACCCTACGATACATTTGCCGGTATGTATTAACCCTTAAGCTGTGAAAAACGATATTCTGAATTTATAGCAACAAATGCTAATTGATGCAAAAATCTTTTACCTTTAGGCACCCTTGAGTACTGCCCCCCAGAGTTTGAGGAAACGGGTGAATACAATGGGAAGCCGGCAACAGTCTGGTCCCTTGGCATCCTCTTGTTTGTATTGGTGTGTGAGGACTTTCCCAACCCTCAAGAACTGCACATGATCAATGAGAACAACTTCTCCAAAGCTGGCTTGTCCGATGGTAAGCTCTTTATTTCAAAGACTCTTACATGCAACATCAAAGGAGGTGTGAAGTTCAaggtaaacagatgtttcaactGTTTTTCACAGAATGCTGTCAGTTGATTAGTTGCTGTCTCCAGCAAAAGCCAGAGCAGCGGATTCAATTAAAAGAGATTCTTCTCCACGAATGGTTCAAGGTATGAAGCCTAAGCAGAGTATTTTGGGAGGGTTAATTCAAACACAAGACTATGGATGTTAGCTTAGAGAATATTAGATTTGGATTCACTTTTGATAAActaattgctgtttttattttaggacaCCAACCTGGAGAACTGAAGAACAGCCACCCTACATGTTATTGTCTTGAGAGGAACGTTTCAGGCTGTTTGAGGCAGGAAATCTTGAGCAGGAGGTGGCTCCtctcaaaacaaacaataaaacatatgCATTAATTGAACTCTTGTGAAgagtattatttgacaaaaacaatTCTAGGAGAGCACATATTTACATAGTACTGTGAATCTTGTTTCTGTCATGTATGATAAGTATGCAATGCATTTCTTGTGTCATGCTATTCTTACAGTTAAAAAGATGACTAGAGGCTGCATATTGACACAATAAACGTGTCAAAAAAGTCACCAACACAAAACAGCTGatgataaacatcattttaagctgtaaaatgacaTCACATTTCCactctgaaaatgaatatttaaaataacagacacTTCCCTGCCACATGTATTTGTTCTTCAGACATCTCACCAAGCAATGAGACGTTTAAATGCTGTCTAATAGACTCTAAACGTCTGGCCAAAAGAAGGCTAAATTTGGGTAGGCAGTGCAAATCTATATGGCTACTTGATGACTTGATTTAtagataattattcattcattcattttccttcggcttagtccctttattaatcaggggttgccacagcggaaagatctgctaacttatccagtatatgttttacacagcagatgtccttccagtcacaaccaaGTAAACTcctatacactcacattcacacacatacactatggctaatttagacTGTGGCTTCTTCAATTCAGTTTCCCCTacctgtactgtgggggaaactggagcacccggaggaaacccacatgaacatagagagaacatgcaaactccacaaagaaacgccaagtGACCCAGCTTGGTCCCGCTAGGAAGCCAGCGACCACCTTGCTGtgcagcaacagtgctaaccactgagcctccatgCCACCTTATAAGCAGTTAGAtgtttttcaaacacacacaaaaacgtttgttttttttcccttcgcAAGTTGAATAACTGTGCATAGGTCAATTCAAACATAAtacatctagatatgtttatatcatgtttacagttTTTGGACATTAATACTTAAACAATGACAATATGTGGGCTTGAAattgcaaattttaaaaaaagttttaaattttttattttctgtgcaaatacaaaaaaattaataaataaatttttaaaaaaattgtgaaaatggcAATGCCATGTGAAAGCAAAtccgagcagcaaatccggatttcacaatctccagggcccggtttttcaaaagtaatccactagaaTTTTgtataagggattggatcaaatcttgaaaatgggtttttcaaaagaaaaaacggattacataatcggattagatcacgtaatctaatcttggttttgatccggataaaacctttactttgggtttttcagaccttttttgtaggatttggatcactttgatccaaaaaacctggattaaactgatcccatcagaagggtggatttagcgtggatttcatgcctaaaaggtaatgaaaacttaaaaaatttattaaacaatactatttttggatcatgcagtctCTTaagagatatactatttattcataaggttttaattttatttgttcatctgtcaggctatagtgattattggctttaacgtattTAGCCTTTCTGTATAGGCttccagcaaagtagaaagagtttggcctcataaaataatcccccaaacagctgtcaaaactgaccaaaaacaataaattttattctgtcactaattgatatatatatatatatgtattcatcacaatggaaaatatttttcttattagaacatttattaatgatgatagcaatgattacagaataaacaaaaaatgcaagaaatggcaatgactgatttttgaaatctctttcaacaattgcaaaaagagactgaaagggcagaagcacagcttcgcctggcagaggaacaactgactctgaccaaactgcagcaaaccaaggttAGACTTGAGATCCCCCACCTAAAGGATACGCttcacatcagatgaggaagtctgagattattgtggagtttttgacattaagtattttttttttatttacatctatatttgaaacttattataaatatcctcaatgtacagtgtttgtgttgtaggtctcagatgagcggactgctggaaaaggatggggtgggctttttcttgtttttcttatttattattattattaatttaatatttattacattttcttagttttcattttaaaaaataataaattatattgaccccacgctggctattctacttgtcgctctttacatatctatagttctacattgtgatttcctatcctgtttgagcactggtaatccagatttagtgatcctggaaagttcctatccagatcagattgatccaatccaatgttgctttgaaaaactggctcaaaaagtaagctggattacctgatcacggatcgcaaaaaacagaattactaaatctggatcaatttgatccggattaaaccttttgaaaaaccgggccctgggcccggtttttcaaaagtaatccactaggattttggataagggattggatcaaatcttgaaaatgggtttttcaaaagaaaaaaacggattacctaatcggattagatcacgtaatccaatcttggttttgatccagatcaaacctttagtttgggtttttcagacctttttttgtaggatctggatcactttgatctaaaaaacctggattaaactgatcccatcagaagggtggatttagcgtggatttcatgcctaaaaggtaatgaaaacttaaaaatgtattaaataaaactatttttggatcatgcagtatcttgcgagatatactatttattaataaggttttaattttatttgttcatctgtcaggctatagtgattataggctttaacgtattcagcctttcagtataggcctacagcaaagtagaaagagtttggcctcataaaataatcccccaaacagctgtcaaaactgaccaaaaacaataaaaaaaatttgtgtcactaattgatatatatatatatatatatatatatatatatatatatatatatatatatatatatatatatatatatatatatatatatatatatatatatattcatcacaatagaaaatatttttctttttagaatatttatgtgtgatgcatgcaatgattacagaataaccaaaaataaaaatgcaaagaatggcaatgactTTAGAtttctctttcaacaattgcaaaaagagactgaaagggcagaagttcagcttcatctggcagagaacaactgactctgaccaaactgcagcaaaccaaggccagacttgagatctgcctcctaaagGCTTTGCTCAacaagctggtctctccacatcagatgaggaagtctgaaataattgtggagtttttgacattaagtcttttttatttacatttaaatttgaaacttattataaatatcctcaatgtacaatgttgtaggtctcagataagcggactgctggaagaggatggggtggggttattcttgtttttattatttattattattattatgattattttattatttattaaattttcttagttttcatttcaaataaaaataaagttatattgaccccacactggctattattttttgctctttaCACAGGCCTGTCTATCTACATTGTGATTTTGATCTATTTGATCCGGAtgaaaccttttgaaaaaccgggcccagggcccggtttttcaaaaggtttaatccggatcaaattgatccagatttagtgattctgtttttgcgatccgtgatcacgtaatccagcttactttttgagccagtttttcaaagcaacattggattggatcaatctgatctggataggaactttccaggatcactaaatctggattaccagtgctcaaacaggataggaaatcacaatgtagaactatagatatgtaaagagcgacaagtagaatagccagcgtggggtcaatataattttttttttaaatgaaaactaagaaaatgtaataaatattaaattaataataataataaataagaaaaacaagaaaaagcccaccccatccttttccagcagtccgctcatctgagacctacaacacaaacactgtacattgaggatatttataataagtttccaatatagatgtaaataaaaaaaatacttaatgtcaaaaactccacaataatctcagacttcctcatctgatgtgaaGCGTATCCTTTAGGTGGGGGATCTTAAGTCTGGctttggtttgctgcagtttggtcagagtcagttgttcctctgccaggcgaagctgtgcttctgccctttcagtctctttttgcaattgttgaaagagatttcaaaaatcagtcattgatatttcttgcattttttgtttattctgtaatcattgctatcatcattaataaatattctaataagaaaaatattttccattgtgatgaatacatatatatatatatatatatatatatatatatatatcaattagtgacagaataaaattgattgtttttggtcagttttgacagctgtttgggggattattttataaggccaaactctttctactttgctggagGCCTATACAGAAAGGCTAaatacgttaaagccaataatcactatagcctgacagatgaacaaataaaattaaaaccttattaataaatagtatatctcgtaagatactgcatgatccaaaaatagtattgtttaataaattttttaagttttcattacattttaggcatgaaatccacgctaaatctacccttctgatgggatcagtttaatccatgttttttggatcacagtgatccagatcctacaaaaaaggtccgacaaacccaaactaaaggtttgatccggatcaaaaccaagattggattacgtgatctaatccaattatgtaatccgttttttcttttgaaaaacccattttcaagatttgatccaatcccttatccaaaatcctagtggattacttttgaaaaaccgggcccagggccCGGGGCCAGGCAAATGTAATAAAgacttaaaaattttattaaataatactatttttggatcacgCAGTATCTtgcgagatatactatttattcataaggttttaattttatttgttcatccgtcaggctatAGTGGTTATTGGCTTTaatgtattcagcctttcagtataggcctacagcaaaatagaaagagtttggcctcataaaataatcccccaaacagctgtcaaaatttaccaaaaacaatacattttattctgtcaataattgatatatatatatattcatcacaatggaaaatatttttctttttagaatatttcaagagttcacacttagctgatgatttacaaaagcttgtttggcatgctgtccatggagagagccccgagctcaagggctcctcgagcccggggcttcctcccgttggcagagcaagaggggagcctgagctcggtggatctcagaactcccctgccgctgtagctaagggaacgcaagggattagacaagcttgattgttatgtatgttgaatgtctttggatggtgggaggaaaccggagaacccggggaaaacccacgcggacacgaggaggacatacaaactcctcacagaaacacccaccggtcctgtggaacccgggccggcagtgttcttgctgtgtggctcacagtgctaaccactgggccgccgtgccgcccaatcacaggtaaacaaggagaataggggaggaggggggcttcttccaaacgaagataaagtgaactgaaaactgtggctatttatagtagcttagggctcatatgattggaagatagtgattagcaaatgcgagactggccgtgataaatcataagcacgtgatcctctcgaaattagtttatgaataaacttcacttcaagagttca
This window encodes:
- the pimr211 gene encoding uncharacterized protein pimr211, which codes for MGQRNCRCKKANNDFERVHVYHHDAPPQLTNLVEAHKHPVGVGEDSASEGKNKKRKEANRKKKRRFKLWRWFSCLRAAEKNSTLQVDGEAQDTGATAAPPEVQPSSSSGDGSLQQAIHTVELNLQEPSASDPEVYPTVKTHLTVQPDVLRSPVLSSNTAQTSFNWNFDISQTPLLSHDYCDGLALARTTSRWSNDFTKTSAHTMSDWSIDVIKTPTRTTSDFSTDATRTPVHNVSVWSIDVTQPPFHSSTSDCCNNATEIPVPDASEGSANFPQISQHTTSDWSINGGQTPVCTQASVSKQIENNGKMTSQVINSCHYLIDDMLGEGSFGTVYKGRRLHDDLKVAVKFVTKTEDVEYIRISGHSEPFPLEVALLILAHGVSSVPEIIQLLDWQDQEDHYIMVLEYPSPCEDLYAFTESYGGSISEGLARVVMQQATQAAYMCCRNGVLHRDIKLENLLINKETHKVKLIDFGCGDLLKKLPYDTFAGTLEYCPPEFEETGEYNGKPATVWSLGILLFVLVCEDFPNPQELHMINENNFSKAGLSDECCQLISCCLQQKPEQRIQLKEILLHEWFKDTNLEN